TCACTTAAACGGACATTACGTGGAATGATAGAGCGGTATACTTTATCTCGGAAATATTTTTTCACTTCATCTATAACTTGAATTCCTAGATTTGTACGAGCATCTAACATCGTTAATAATACACCTTGAATTTCTAAATTTTTATTTAAATGCTTTTGTACAAGTCGAACTGTATTTAGTAGCTGACTTAATCCCTCCAACGCATAGTATTCACACTGAACAGGAATAATGACAGAATCAGCTGCGGTTAATGCGTTAATTGTTAATAATCCTAAAGATGGAGGACAGTCAATAATAATGTAATCGTATTCGTCACGAACTGAATATAATGCTCTTTGCAAACGTACTTCCCGGGAAATGGTTGGTACCAATTCAATTTCAGCCCCTGCCAATTGAATCGTAGCGGGTAGAACATCTAAGTTTTCAGTTGCGGTTTTTCGTATCACACCTTGAACATCTGCATCTTCTACAAGCACATTATAAATACATTGATCTAATTCAGATTTTTCAATTCCCACACCAGTCGTTGCATTTCCTTGAGCATCAATATCCACAAGAAGAACTTTTTTTCCTACTTGCGCCAATCCAGCTCCTAAATTAACAGATGTTGTTGTTTTTCCAACACCGCCTTTTTGATTAGCAATAGCAATGATTTTTCCCATGATGTCACCTACTTTCAACCTTTCTATCTTATTCTAAAAATAATTATGTTTATTGTAACACGAAATAAAACTTTTTCTTTTACGTCCTTATTAAACTTCAAAATTTATTTTCAAACTCCTTCTTCATTTAACAAGAAAATATAGTAAAAGAGACCTCTCCAAAAGGAAAGGCCCCACACACATAGCTATTACTTTTTCTTAGGAATTTTAATCGTAATTTGATAGTATTCATCAAATTCCTCTTCCTCAGAATTAACATTCAAACCACTATCCGCAACCATTTGTAATGATTGCCTAATTGTATTCATTGCAATTCTCGTATCACGGCTTACTGCTTTTTGTTTTACTTTCTTCTTCGGCTTTACTTCCTCTAGGAGCTTTGCAATACGTTCTTCCGTTTGCTTCACATTCAATTGTTTGTCCACAATTTCTTGTAAAACCTTTAGCTGAAGCTCCTCATTTTTCAAAGGAATAAGAGCACGTGCATGACGCTCTGTAATACTCTTTTCTAATAATGCCTTTTTCACTTCTTCAGGCAACTTTAATAATCGCAACTTATTTGCGATTGTCGATTGCCCTTTTCCAAGTCGTTGTGCTAATGCCTCTTGTGTTAAATTATGTAACTCAATCAGCTTTTGATATGCAACAGCTTCTTCAATTGCCGTTAATTCTTCACGCTGCAAATTCTCAATTAAAGCGACAGAAGCTGTTTCAGTATCATTTAAATTCTTTATGATTGCAGGAACTTTTTCCCAGCCTAATTTCGTTGCGGCACGAAAACGTCTTTCCCCGGCAATAATTTCATACTTATCATCCTCATATTGTCTCACAACAATCGGCTGAATAAGCCCATGCGTACGGATCGTCAAAGCTAGTTCATCAATACGTGCATCGTCAAAAACTGTCCGTGGTTGATAACGGTTAGGTGTAATATTTCCTATTGGAATTTCTTGTATTTCTTCATATACCTTTTTATCTATTTCTTCATGGCTTTCGTCTTGTAATTCGAATTCGCTCTCTTTATCTCCAAAGCCAAATAAACGAGAAAACGTATTTTTCATACATATTCCACCACCTTTGGGCCTATTGACTGTTCTCCATAAAATGTTTCCTATGAAACATTTACGTTTTCATTTATATAATCTAATCTTACGTCTAATAAGA
The DNA window shown above is from Bacillus clarus and carries:
- the noc gene encoding nucleoid occlusion protein: MKNTFSRLFGFGDKESEFELQDESHEEIDKKVYEEIQEIPIGNITPNRYQPRTVFDDARIDELALTIRTHGLIQPIVVRQYEDDKYEIIAGERRFRAATKLGWEKVPAIIKNLNDTETASVALIENLQREELTAIEEAVAYQKLIELHNLTQEALAQRLGKGQSTIANKLRLLKLPEEVKKALLEKSITERHARALIPLKNEELQLKVLQEIVDKQLNVKQTEERIAKLLEEVKPKKKVKQKAVSRDTRIAMNTIRQSLQMVADSGLNVNSEEEEFDEYYQITIKIPKKK
- the soj gene encoding sporulation initiation inhibitor protein Soj; protein product: MGKIIAIANQKGGVGKTTTSVNLGAGLAQVGKKVLLVDIDAQGNATTGVGIEKSELDQCIYNVLVEDADVQGVIRKTATENLDVLPATIQLAGAEIELVPTISREVRLQRALYSVRDEYDYIIIDCPPSLGLLTINALTAADSVIIPVQCEYYALEGLSQLLNTVRLVQKHLNKNLEIQGVLLTMLDARTNLGIQVIDEVKKYFRDKVYRSIIPRNVRLSEAPSHGKPIMQYDAKSRGAEVYIDLAEEVIAGG